The following coding sequences are from one Shewanella eurypsychrophilus window:
- a CDS encoding sensor domain-containing diguanylate cyclase, giving the protein MSQHVKNTAIPYPYTSILELEIEEIDWRRWQRLVNTVADMFNAPATFINQANLKGIEVIIASEKPETHYQPGSVDLDTNIYCHHVVKNSSELYVRDAKLDPQWCNNPEYTEDNYVSYLGLPISWPDGSIFGTLCVLDTKVTDYPETYINALGVIKEVIDSDLRHLYKENQLLTLSYTDPLTQIYNRRGFEDLLISTQDLAQRLNRQLILLYFDLDHFKEANDNFGHEIGDDILKIFAKTLKMNSRSCDLVARWGGDEFLVLIHAENERCVELFNHRMDEHLSDCPLKPDIKYSFGYAVIKPGEASDLESLLKVADEYMYQNKLAKKSHP; this is encoded by the coding sequence GTGAGTCAGCATGTCAAAAATACTGCAATCCCGTACCCATACACTTCAATTTTAGAGCTTGAAATTGAAGAGATTGATTGGCGCCGCTGGCAACGCTTGGTTAATACTGTCGCAGACATGTTTAACGCCCCCGCCACCTTCATCAATCAAGCCAACCTCAAAGGCATTGAGGTCATCATAGCGTCAGAGAAACCAGAGACCCATTATCAACCTGGCAGTGTCGATTTAGACACTAATATCTATTGCCATCATGTTGTTAAGAACTCAAGCGAACTGTATGTAAGAGATGCCAAACTCGATCCTCAATGGTGTAATAACCCCGAGTACACCGAAGACAACTATGTATCTTACTTAGGCCTACCCATCTCATGGCCCGATGGCAGTATATTCGGTACGCTTTGCGTGCTGGACACTAAGGTCACAGATTACCCTGAGACTTACATCAATGCACTTGGAGTCATTAAAGAGGTTATCGACAGTGATCTTCGCCATCTATACAAAGAAAATCAGCTTCTTACACTCAGCTATACCGACCCTCTCACTCAAATTTACAACCGCCGCGGTTTCGAAGATCTGTTAATCAGTACTCAAGATTTAGCCCAAAGACTCAACAGGCAACTTATTCTGCTTTATTTCGATCTCGATCACTTCAAGGAAGCCAATGATAATTTCGGTCATGAAATTGGCGATGACATCTTAAAAATCTTCGCCAAGACCCTAAAAATGAATAGCCGTAGTTGTGACTTAGTTGCTAGGTGGGGCGGCGATGAGTTTCTGGTGTTGATCCATGCAGAAAACGAACGCTGCGTTGAGCTGTTTAATCACAGAATGGATGAGCATTTATCGGATTGCCCCTTAAAGCCCGATATAAAATATTCTTTCGGTTATGCGGTGATCAAGCCTGGTGAGGCAAGCGATCTAGAGTCTTTATTAAAGGTTGCCGACGAATACATGTATCAAAATAAGCTTGCAAAAAAATCTCATCCTTAG
- a CDS encoding molecular chaperone — MNAMKSLLFICLSFLVLDVQAMAISSLMLTNPDSKAGVFTLDNTDEITYFLKTSVSKVEIVNNEIIKTPYTRENLDSWGIATKPSKLVIEPNMVKEIQIESICGDKCVTDRDQVYQINIQPVSYSTDDKEQSKISMLFGFSPYYIVPAKESKVEYQFDYSGNTITAKNSGNTMIDIVIDQCSKDSFFDINSDEKSDKALCKANFTILAGRTRDVHVPIELQRDELEVIVLNHDESFKEEITLNRGE; from the coding sequence ATGAATGCGATGAAAAGTTTATTGTTTATTTGCTTATCGTTTTTAGTGCTTGATGTTCAAGCGATGGCGATCAGCAGTTTAATGTTAACCAACCCAGACAGTAAAGCAGGGGTGTTTACCTTAGACAATACTGACGAAATTACCTATTTCTTGAAAACCTCAGTGTCTAAAGTCGAGATTGTGAATAATGAAATAATCAAGACGCCATACACCAGAGAAAATCTCGACTCGTGGGGGATAGCGACTAAGCCATCTAAACTGGTTATCGAGCCAAATATGGTCAAAGAAATTCAGATAGAAAGCATCTGCGGTGACAAGTGTGTGACAGATAGAGACCAAGTTTATCAGATCAATATTCAACCCGTGTCTTACAGCACTGATGATAAAGAGCAGTCAAAAATCAGTATGTTGTTTGGTTTTTCTCCCTATTACATAGTGCCAGCTAAAGAGAGCAAGGTTGAGTATCAATTTGACTATAGCGGCAATACTATCACAGCGAAAAATAGCGGAAATACCATGATAGATATCGTTATCGACCAGTGCAGCAAGGATAGCTTCTTTGATATCAATAGCGATGAGAAGAGTGATAAGGCGCTATGTAAAGCTAACTTCACTATTCTTGCTGGCAGAACCCGAGATGTGCATGTGCCAATCGAACTACAGCGTGATGAGCTGGAGGTGATAGTGCTCAATCATGATGAGTCTTTTAAGGAAGAGATCACCTTAAATCGAGGAGAGTAA
- a CDS encoding glycosyltransferase: MKKVLVIGYVWPEPNSSAAGTHMLSLLRLYKQQGWQVEFATPAQPSDHMIDLSLEGISSKNISLNCDSFDAYILEYQPDIVMFDRFMMEEQFGWRVEKHCPTALKILDTEDLQCLRNARHQAVKGERALTQADLFSDIAKREIAAILRCDISLIISSFEMALLQSQFKIDPSILHHLPFMVDLNKCPAQTKSFTERHHFMTIGNFRHAPNWDAVLYLQKIWPLIRKQLPQAELHIYGSYPPPKATALNNPKTGFIIKGWAEDAYQVMELSRVCLAPIRFGAGIKGKLLDAMIMQTPSVTTSIGSEGMMDDEQWPGHITDDVECFAQAAVDLYTQESLWTEAQSHASSLLTVRYDGEVLGQNWMKKLAHTIENIDQHRLNNFTGAMMKHHSMASTKYMSQWIAAKNANS; the protein is encoded by the coding sequence ATGAAAAAAGTATTAGTGATCGGCTATGTGTGGCCTGAACCCAACTCGTCAGCTGCAGGTACCCATATGTTGTCGCTATTGAGGCTTTACAAGCAGCAAGGTTGGCAGGTCGAATTCGCCACCCCGGCGCAGCCATCAGATCACATGATAGACCTCAGCTTAGAAGGTATAAGCAGTAAAAACATTAGCCTTAACTGTGACAGCTTCGATGCTTATATCTTGGAGTATCAGCCAGATATTGTGATGTTTGACCGCTTTATGATGGAAGAACAGTTTGGCTGGCGCGTCGAAAAGCACTGCCCTACTGCATTAAAGATACTCGATACCGAAGACCTGCAGTGCCTGCGTAATGCACGTCATCAAGCCGTTAAGGGTGAGCGAGCGCTAACTCAAGCCGACTTGTTCAGCGATATAGCAAAACGTGAAATAGCCGCGATTCTTCGCTGTGATATCTCACTTATCATCTCAAGTTTTGAGATGGCGCTTTTACAAAGCCAGTTTAAAATTGACCCAAGTATTTTGCATCATTTGCCATTTATGGTGGATCTAAACAAGTGCCCAGCACAGACAAAAAGCTTCACTGAACGTCACCACTTTATGACCATAGGCAACTTTCGCCACGCCCCTAACTGGGACGCCGTATTATACCTGCAAAAAATCTGGCCATTAATTCGAAAACAGCTCCCCCAAGCCGAACTGCATATCTATGGCTCCTACCCACCACCGAAAGCCACCGCACTCAATAACCCCAAGACTGGCTTTATCATTAAGGGCTGGGCGGAAGATGCTTATCAAGTGATGGAGCTGTCTCGTGTCTGTTTAGCACCCATTCGCTTTGGTGCTGGCATAAAGGGAAAACTGCTCGATGCCATGATCATGCAAACCCCAAGCGTCACTACAAGTATCGGCAGTGAAGGCATGATGGACGATGAACAGTGGCCAGGACATATCACAGATGATGTGGAATGCTTTGCACAAGCCGCCGTTGATTTATACACTCAAGAATCGCTCTGGACAGAGGCTCAAAGTCACGCCTCGAGTCTATTAACCGTGCGATACGATGGTGAGGTGTTAGGACAGAACTGGATGAAAAAGTTGGCTCATACAATAGAAAATATTGACCAACATAGGCTAAATAACTTTACCGGCGCCATGATGAAGCATCACTCCATGGCGAGCACTAAGTATATGTCTCAGTGGATAGCGGCTAAGAACGCCAACAGCTAA
- a CDS encoding sugar diacid recognition domain-containing protein — protein MYFLDPNLAQQIVERTMKIIHHNINVMNDKAVILGSGDPHRIGSTHEGALLAISQNRSVEINSAMAANLHGVKAGINLPLHYKGEIIGVIGITGEPETLRNYGELLKMTAEMIVEQANSLELAQWQYRQKEEFILQLLRSDTEFSPQLRDWALQLNIEIDAPRVVAVIQVQGDEEQTSANSLLKKVLNLLETPSRGNLVAMTSMTELVILKPAFLDGNKWDPQLESQRIDQLLTRIPEELNVRLKIALGHFFPSPADISRSYTTARETLALGQQLRPDESKYLYEDFSLLVLLSGLRGDWRGDELTTPYQSLVDADKNGQLSKTLTAYLQHFGDLQQCANELFIHRNTLRYRLDRIQQLTGVDIQSLDGLLQLYLGQVLSKQ, from the coding sequence GTGTATTTTCTAGATCCCAACCTAGCCCAGCAGATTGTTGAACGAACCATGAAGATTATCCATCACAATATTAATGTGATGAATGATAAAGCCGTCATCTTAGGCTCTGGCGACCCACATCGTATCGGTTCCACTCATGAAGGTGCCCTGCTGGCGATTAGCCAAAATCGAAGTGTTGAAATTAATTCAGCCATGGCTGCTAATCTTCATGGGGTAAAAGCAGGCATTAACTTACCCTTACACTATAAAGGCGAGATCATTGGCGTTATTGGCATCACAGGTGAGCCTGAAACCTTAAGGAACTACGGTGAGCTACTTAAAATGACCGCCGAGATGATCGTCGAGCAAGCTAACTCTTTAGAGCTTGCCCAATGGCAATATCGTCAAAAAGAGGAGTTTATTCTACAACTGCTAAGATCAGACACTGAATTTTCTCCTCAGCTTAGAGACTGGGCATTGCAGCTTAACATAGAGATAGACGCCCCACGTGTGGTCGCCGTGATTCAAGTCCAGGGTGATGAAGAGCAAACCTCTGCAAACTCCTTACTCAAGAAAGTGCTCAACCTGTTAGAGACCCCTTCACGTGGTAACTTGGTCGCCATGACCTCAATGACTGAGTTAGTGATCTTAAAGCCCGCGTTTCTGGATGGCAACAAGTGGGATCCACAGCTTGAGAGTCAGCGCATCGATCAGCTTCTCACTCGTATCCCCGAAGAACTTAATGTCCGATTAAAGATTGCACTAGGCCACTTTTTCCCTAGCCCTGCCGATATCAGTCGCTCCTACACCACAGCAAGGGAAACCTTAGCTCTAGGTCAGCAGCTCAGACCCGATGAAAGTAAATACCTCTATGAAGACTTCTCACTACTAGTGCTCCTCTCTGGACTCAGAGGAGACTGGCGAGGAGATGAGTTGACCACCCCCTATCAATCATTAGTGGATGCTGACAAAAACGGTCAACTCAGTAAAACATTAACCGCTTACCTGCAGCATTTTGGCGATCTACAGCAGTGTGCTAATGAACTCTTTATCCATAGAAATACCTTAAGATATCGCCTGGATAGGATTCAGCAGCTCACAGGTGTAGACATACAGTCGCTCGATGGCCTACTTCAGCTATATCTGGGCCAGGTATTGAGTAAACAATAA
- a CDS encoding TcfC E-set like domain-containing protein codes for MRYNRLALSILFCLSSSLNPLFSLPAYASVKSEGIEIPAEFADMYAGSTERFTFELASANEQLSIELNSTPTSASLNTSSLRDVEQYLSRYYVKKESIAEIVSSMKNVATSSLCQGKISECNLMPERYAFAYDFEQKQLTLFINAGLIDSHKTAKAFHDATNDQYGAINSINLNYHYFSDGGSSLIARDETLVGLKYGSITSSIYADTSSDKFEAEQLSYDFETGYHRFQMGHFKYGYEQNSTSFMDLSGSYSQDVINHSSSKNLIDGGKQNNRRLFYILPNKGRIEVYRDGHLIHSQNVDAGQQSIAFRDLPYGSYTATIVVISAGREILKERQQIFNNSAFSLNKGEYDYSFSAGILNDRYEDIEDTIDGQSREIRTLQDKLGYRVDVDTLMSDGIYYGVNGMAFERYLQNESQVQKLELETNNFVEGKASYQLTDSTMIGARVLSNSDSMMTELGVKQSINDVSTAQLKYASYSNGSQFIAGDVNFYNVGVGYERFDSADSDYGLDNYMLSNTGYERLNVNVSSNILGGQGYLLYVNNKVDEDNVPDLYIEQSNYWSISAGYSHSFVADSVINFSATLQGGQSFGINDDWYAGVLWTVPLSAGWSASSSVSLSAQGLDEFRNSVAHDVQFGDYLSMNNELGISYRGTDVDQNMSSDLSSNISYNDEHIMSDTYAYISSDGTSSVSTSLNSTQVLSGKGELYFTSQKSDSYIIVDADNQGGKDTHRGLLSIYNDNTLSYSENIDREDTVVPVDKYKAFNVRLDTDSSNYISDQAHEAAGYSLPGTVISLDIDLVKIKTFISSFDDLNNNSIAKIECSGEGCVDIEDVALGVFKISVIAGSDYQLVSQNQTCVTPSLDRYSTYIVNTGNNYCLPGLDNDEANMLANGSKLQPVTIDGNEYYFVGVFNNETDLINTERTLNDVGLSVITRAVGLRKYIYATNESSLTVKQETVLNELSLYAKSLIKQDNFASNWN; via the coding sequence ATGAGATATAACAGACTAGCCTTATCCATTCTATTTTGTCTCTCTAGCAGCCTTAATCCGCTATTTTCATTACCCGCTTATGCGTCGGTAAAAAGTGAAGGCATTGAGATCCCTGCAGAGTTTGCCGACATGTATGCCGGCAGTACTGAACGTTTCACGTTCGAACTTGCCAGTGCTAATGAGCAACTTTCCATTGAACTAAATTCTACGCCTACCTCGGCTTCACTCAATACCTCTAGTCTTAGGGATGTCGAGCAGTATCTGTCCCGCTATTACGTTAAGAAAGAGTCTATTGCAGAGATAGTCTCTTCTATGAAGAATGTGGCCACATCATCTCTGTGCCAAGGTAAGATCTCTGAATGTAACTTGATGCCTGAGCGTTATGCATTCGCCTATGACTTTGAGCAGAAGCAGCTTACGCTTTTTATCAATGCAGGGTTAATTGATAGCCATAAGACGGCAAAGGCGTTTCATGATGCGACTAACGATCAATATGGGGCGATTAATAGTATCAATCTGAACTATCACTATTTCAGTGATGGGGGCTCATCTTTAATTGCCCGTGATGAAACTTTGGTGGGCTTAAAGTATGGCTCGATTACGTCGAGTATCTACGCCGATACCTCCAGTGATAAATTTGAAGCTGAGCAGCTTTCCTATGACTTTGAGACTGGGTATCACCGTTTTCAAATGGGTCATTTTAAATACGGTTATGAGCAGAATAGCACCTCATTTATGGACCTTTCTGGCAGCTACTCTCAGGATGTGATCAATCATTCATCTTCGAAAAATCTGATTGATGGCGGTAAGCAGAATAATCGACGTTTGTTCTATATTTTACCCAATAAGGGGCGTATCGAAGTATATCGTGATGGCCACTTAATCCACAGTCAGAATGTCGATGCAGGACAGCAAAGTATTGCCTTTCGTGACCTGCCCTATGGTTCGTACACTGCCACTATTGTTGTGATTTCAGCTGGGCGTGAAATCCTAAAAGAGCGCCAGCAGATATTTAATAACAGCGCGTTTTCTCTCAATAAAGGCGAATATGATTATAGTTTTTCTGCGGGTATTTTAAATGACCGCTATGAGGATATAGAGGACACAATCGATGGCCAGAGTCGTGAGATTAGGACGCTCCAAGATAAGTTAGGTTATCGCGTCGATGTGGATACGTTAATGAGTGATGGCATCTATTACGGTGTAAATGGAATGGCATTCGAACGCTACTTGCAGAATGAAAGCCAGGTTCAAAAACTGGAGTTAGAGACCAATAATTTTGTAGAGGGAAAGGCCAGCTACCAGTTAACCGACAGTACTATGATAGGGGCTCGAGTGTTATCAAATTCAGACAGTATGATGACTGAACTTGGTGTTAAACAGTCGATTAATGATGTGTCTACTGCCCAGCTTAAATATGCATCATATTCTAATGGCAGCCAGTTTATTGCTGGCGACGTTAACTTCTATAATGTCGGTGTCGGTTATGAGAGGTTCGACTCAGCCGATAGTGACTATGGGCTGGATAACTATATGTTATCTAATACTGGCTACGAGCGCCTTAACGTCAATGTTTCTTCCAATATCTTGGGTGGCCAAGGCTATCTCTTGTATGTCAATAACAAGGTCGATGAGGACAATGTGCCTGACTTGTATATCGAACAGAGCAACTATTGGTCGATAAGCGCCGGTTACTCTCACTCATTTGTTGCAGATTCGGTCATTAACTTCTCGGCGACTTTACAAGGTGGTCAAAGCTTCGGTATCAATGATGATTGGTATGCTGGAGTATTGTGGACTGTGCCGCTTTCAGCAGGTTGGAGTGCAAGCTCATCGGTATCGCTGAGTGCTCAAGGGCTTGATGAGTTTAGAAATAGTGTCGCCCATGATGTGCAGTTTGGTGATTACTTATCGATGAATAATGAGCTTGGCATTAGCTACAGGGGGACAGATGTAGATCAAAATATGAGTTCAGATCTTTCCAGTAATATCAGCTATAACGATGAGCATATTATGTCTGATACCTATGCCTATATTAGCTCGGATGGTACTAGCTCGGTCAGTACCAGCTTAAACAGTACCCAAGTGCTGTCGGGTAAAGGAGAGCTCTATTTTACTTCTCAGAAAAGTGACTCTTATATTATTGTCGATGCCGACAACCAAGGTGGTAAAGATACTCATCGTGGGCTTTTGTCTATTTATAACGATAACACCTTAAGTTATAGCGAGAATATCGATAGAGAAGACACGGTTGTTCCTGTCGATAAGTATAAGGCGTTCAACGTTCGCTTGGATACTGACTCGTCTAATTACATTAGTGATCAAGCCCACGAAGCAGCCGGGTATAGCTTGCCTGGTACTGTGATCTCTTTAGATATTGATTTAGTGAAAATTAAGACCTTTATCTCTTCATTCGATGATCTGAATAACAACTCCATTGCGAAAATTGAGTGCAGTGGTGAAGGCTGTGTCGATATCGAAGATGTTGCTCTAGGGGTGTTTAAGATCTCAGTGATCGCAGGATCTGATTATCAACTGGTTTCACAAAATCAAACCTGTGTGACGCCAAGCCTTGATAGATATTCAACTTATATCGTCAATACGGGTAATAACTACTGTTTACCTGGATTAGATAACGATGAAGCAAACATGCTTGCCAATGGCAGTAAATTACAGCCCGTCACTATCGATGGCAATGAATATTACTTTGTTGGTGTATTCAACAATGAAACCGATCTTATTAATACTGAGCGAACGCTCAATGATGTTGGCTTGTCTGTTATTACCCGAGCCGTAGGTTTGCGTAAATATATCTATGCTACCAATGAGTCTAGCTTAACGGTTAAGCAGGAAACGGTATTAAACGAATTAAGTCTTTATGCGAAGAGTCTGATTAAACAAGACAACTTTGCCAGTAACTGGAATTAA